The following are encoded together in the Robertmurraya sp. FSL R5-0851 genome:
- the treR gene encoding trehalose operon repressor yields MTNKYLTIHNDIVQQIEAGRIAPNTLLPSEHELKDRYNTSRETIRKALNLLSQNGYIQKVRGKGSIVIKSTKVDFPVSGLVSFKELADKMGQKPVTTVHELSLIKPDPFIMKQLNLSSKDQVWQVFRVREMGGEKVILDKDYLNKKFVPALTREICEHSIYDYLENDLQLSISFAKKEIIVEEPTEEDRKLLDLDGHHNIVIIKNYVYLDDASLFQYTESRHRPDKFRFVDFARRNHL; encoded by the coding sequence ATGACAAATAAGTATTTAACGATCCATAACGATATTGTACAGCAAATAGAAGCAGGGAGAATTGCCCCTAATACACTTTTGCCCTCTGAGCATGAGTTAAAGGACCGTTACAATACCTCGAGAGAAACGATCCGAAAGGCACTTAACCTACTATCACAAAACGGGTATATACAAAAAGTGCGCGGAAAGGGCTCGATTGTCATTAAAAGTACAAAAGTTGATTTTCCCGTCTCTGGACTAGTCAGTTTTAAAGAACTAGCAGATAAAATGGGACAAAAACCGGTCACTACAGTTCATGAACTCTCTTTGATAAAACCAGATCCATTCATCATGAAACAGTTAAATTTGTCTAGCAAGGACCAGGTCTGGCAAGTGTTTCGGGTGAGGGAAATGGGTGGAGAAAAGGTAATCTTAGATAAAGATTATTTGAATAAAAAATTCGTTCCTGCTTTAACACGGGAAATTTGTGAACACTCTATTTATGATTATCTTGAAAATGACTTGCAGCTAAGTATCAGCTTTGCGAAGAAAGAAATTATCGTGGAAGAACCGACAGAGGAAGACCGGAAGCTATTAGATTTAGATGGTCATCACAATATAGTGATAATAAAAAATTATGTGTATCTGGATGACGCGAGTTTGTTTCAGTACACCGAATCCAGACACAGACCAGATAAATTCCGCTTTGTCGACTTTGCGAGAAGAAATCATCTATAA